The following nucleotide sequence is from Ensifer adhaerens.
TGTCGATGCACTGCTTCGCATCGCCGACGCCCCGGTCAGCACGCGGCTTGTCAATGTCGCAAGTGGCGTCGCACCAACCATGCGGGAGGTCGCTGAACTCATCGTCGAGCGGACGGGCGCCGACCCTGATCTCATCGAATATCGTCTGGGAGGAATGTCGGCGGGCGCAAACGAGTTGCGCGCATCGACGGCGCGCGCCAAGGACCTCTTCGGTTGGAGTGCGCGCATCCCCTTGCGCGAAGGAATAACCCGCACGGTCGAGTGGCACCGGCAGGCGCCCGCGCTGTCCAATACGAACGCCGGCCGTTGGTCTCGAGAAACGGCGTGAAGATGGTGGTGGCGATGAAACAGAGACCCAAAATCTCGATCCTGGTACCGGCCTTCAACGAAGAGTCCAACGTTCGGCGCGCCCATGAGGCGATCCTTGACGTGTTTCGAAGCCTGCCTGGCTACGACCGCGAGATCATCTTCATGGACAACCATTCCACCGACCAAACGTTCCCCATTCTGACCGAGATCTCCCGCGAGGATCCGACCGTCCGGGTGATCCGTTTCAGCCGCAACATCGGCTATCAACGCTCGCTTCTCGTGGCTTACAAGTCTGCTACGGGCGACTGCTCGGTCCAGATCGACTGCGACCTACAGGATCCGCCACATCTCATTCCGGGGATGCTGGAGCTTTGGTGCGACGGACACCAGGTGGTTTATGGCATCCGTCGCACGCTCAAGGACGGATGGCTGACGACGCGCATCCGCCGTGCCTTCTATTGGTGTATCAATGCGCTCAGCGAAGACGACCTGCCGCTCAACGCCGGCGAATTCCGCCTCGTGGACCGACGCATCCTTGACGAACTGCGGAAGGTCGACGACACCTCGCCCTATCTGCGCGGACTCATCAGTGCAATGGGTTTCTCGCAGGTTGGCTTCGAGTATGACCGCGAGGCCCGTGTCGCGGGCGAAAGCAAATTCCCATTCAAGGCCATGCTGTCGCTTGCGGTCGATGGGATCCTCAACCATTCGCTGACACCCTTGCGACTGGCCTCGATGGCAAGCCTGGTGATGGGCACGGCAACGCTCGTGCTGCTTCTCGGATACCTCATCGGCAAGCTTCTGTTCGGCCAGGACTGGCCGGCCGGCTTTGCAACGACAACGATGCTGCTTCTGATTTCGATCACCTTGAACGCGATTTTTCTCGGCATAATGGGTGAGTATGTGGGTCGTATTTTCATGCAGTCGAAACGCCGGCCCGCCCCGATTATCGAAGCTTCGCTCAACGACGACGAACACCGGCGACCGACGCCGGCGATGCCGGATTGGAGGCGCGGCGATGTCGCTGCCGACAACAAAAGACGCTAGCCCCCGCCAGCGCGCCGGCGAAACGCTTACCCGGTTCGCAGCCGTGGGCGCCCTGACGACCCTGCTCGACATGGCGTTATTCAACGCCTTTTTCTTCGCAGGAGCACCGCCCACGCCGTCCAACCTCGTTTCCTATTCCTGCGGCATTGCGGTTAGCTACATGCTCAATCGCGCCTGGACGTTCCGCGCCGCCCATAGCCATGTGCAAGCGGTGAAGTTCGTCGCCGCCACCCTGACGGGTCTCTTGATATCGACGACGATCGTCGCGGGCCTTGCCCTCCTGATCCCGGCACCGGTCGCCAAGGTGATCAGCGTCCCGATCGTCTTTGTCTGGAATTATTTGGCGTCGCGACTTTGGGTTTTTCGCGGCTCAGAGGCGCCAAGTACGGAAACAAGAAATAGTGCCTAAATCAAGAAGTATAATTTAAGCCTGCATTCCCAGACGCATGCTTCTTCGAGTGAAGATGAAGATAAAATTTTGATATATTAGAATTTTTTATTTTACAGTTTCGGAGTATTCGCACCGATGTCCTTAACTCATTTGCAGCGCCTGGAAGCCGAGGCGATCCACATATTCAGAGAGGTCGCCGCGACCTTTGCGAAGCCGGTCATGCTCTATTCGGTGGGCAAGGACTCCTCCGTCATGCTGCATCTGGCGATGAAGGCATTTTATCCCGGCAAGCCGCCCTTCCCCTTCCTCCACGTCGACACCACCTGGAAATTCCGCGAGATGATCGAGTTTCGCGACCGCACTGCGGCCGAACTTGGCATTGACCTGCTTGTTCATATCAATCGCGAGGGCGTCGAGCAGAAGATCAACCCGTTTACCCACGGCTCCAACGTACATACGCATGTGATGAAGACGATTGCGCTACGTCAGGCGCTCGACAAATACGGCTTCGATGCGGCCTTCGGGGGCGCGCGGCGGGACGAGGAAAAGAGCAGGGCAAAGGAGCGCATCTTCTCCTTCCGCAACGCCCAGCACGCCTGGGATCCGAAGAACCAGCGGCCCGAACTCTGGAAGAGCTACAACACGCGCGTCGGCCCATCCGAATCCATTCGCGTCTTTCCCCTGTCCAACTGGACGGAACTCGACATCTGGCAATACATCCTCAAGGAAAACATCCCGATCGTACCGCTCTACTTCGCCGCACGCCGGCCGGTCGTCGAGCGGGACGGCATGC
It contains:
- a CDS encoding glycosyltransferase family 2 protein is translated as MKQRPKISILVPAFNEESNVRRAHEAILDVFRSLPGYDREIIFMDNHSTDQTFPILTEISREDPTVRVIRFSRNIGYQRSLLVAYKSATGDCSVQIDCDLQDPPHLIPGMLELWCDGHQVVYGIRRTLKDGWLTTRIRRAFYWCINALSEDDLPLNAGEFRLVDRRILDELRKVDDTSPYLRGLISAMGFSQVGFEYDREARVAGESKFPFKAMLSLAVDGILNHSLTPLRLASMASLVMGTATLVLLLGYLIGKLLFGQDWPAGFATTTMLLLISITLNAIFLGIMGEYVGRIFMQSKRRPAPIIEASLNDDEHRRPTPAMPDWRRGDVAADNKRR
- a CDS encoding GtrA family protein yields the protein MSLPTTKDASPRQRAGETLTRFAAVGALTTLLDMALFNAFFFAGAPPTPSNLVSYSCGIAVSYMLNRAWTFRAAHSHVQAVKFVAATLTGLLISTTIVAGLALLIPAPVAKVISVPIVFVWNYLASRLWVFRGSEAPSTETRNSA
- the cysD gene encoding sulfate adenylyltransferase subunit CysD translates to MSLTHLQRLEAEAIHIFREVAATFAKPVMLYSVGKDSSVMLHLAMKAFYPGKPPFPFLHVDTTWKFREMIEFRDRTAAELGIDLLVHINREGVEQKINPFTHGSNVHTHVMKTIALRQALDKYGFDAAFGGARRDEEKSRAKERIFSFRNAQHAWDPKNQRPELWKSYNTRVGPSESIRVFPLSNWTELDIWQYILKENIPIVPLYFAARRPVVERDGMLIMVDDERMPLHADEKVEQRLVRFRTLGCYPLTAAIESNATTLQDIVREMLTARTSERHGRLIDADETASMEKKKREGYF